The Paraburkholderia largidicola DNA segment ACGGGAACATCGTCGGCCAGCTGAATCGCCAGAAGGTGTTGTTCATCACGACGCGCGGCGCCGATCTGCGTCCCGGCACCCCGTTTTCGTCGATGGATGCGCTGACGCCGGCGCTCAAAGCCGCATTTGCTTTCATCGGTGCCAACGATCCGCGCTTCGTCGACGCGCAGCCGTTGCAGTTCTCGGATCAGGAAGCACGCATCGAAGCGCTGAAGCGCGCGAACGCCGAACTGGCAGCCGTGGCCGCCGACTGGGCCACATGGGAACGTGCACGCGTCGGCAGTGAGTTGCAAGAAACGGCGTAATCGTCAGTACAAAGGCCAAAACGAAAAGGCCGCAGCTTTCAAGGCTGCGGCCTTCGTTCTGCAGACAGCGTGTCGCTTAGGAACGCGAGCCGGGCGTCGAACCATTGCGCGAACCGCCACGATCGCGGCGCCTGCCCGTCGTGCGGCCGTCCAGCCACTTCACGACTTGCGGTCCATATGTGCGCGGCGCCTTCGCCGTCGTGCGGACCGCCAGGTCCTCCAGCGATTGCGTTGCCAGCGCCTCGCGCATGCGCTTCTCGGCGTTCTGCATCACGGCATGAATCGAGCACACGCCGCTCGTCGCCCAGGTCGGCGCCGTCTCGCCGAACACTGCGCAACGCGTGCGCACTTCACGGCACTCGAACAAGGACTTGTCGCCGTCGATCGCCGTCACCACGTCGAGCACCGAAATCTGGTTTGCCGGACGCGCGAGCGCAAAACCGCCCTTCGCCCCTTCCGTCGCGATGACCAGCCCGGCCTTATGCAATTTCGTAAATAATTTCGCCACGTAGTCGGCGGGCACGCCTTGAAGTTCCGCGAGATCGCGCACGCTCGCTTCGGGCACGCCGCCGGGCGCCGCTTCCGTCAGGAAAAGCAGGCAGTGCAATCCGTATTCGACGCCTGC contains these protein-coding regions:
- a CDS encoding RrF2 family transcriptional regulator — protein: MSHISAGVEYGLHCLLFLTEAAPGGVPEASVRDLAELQGVPADYVAKLFTKLHKAGLVIATEGAKGGFALARPANQISVLDVVTAIDGDKSLFECREVRTRCAVFGETAPTWATSGVCSIHAVMQNAEKRMREALATQSLEDLAVRTTAKAPRTYGPQVVKWLDGRTTGRRRDRGGSRNGSTPGSRS